CAATCCGCATAGGCAAAGACTGCGGAGCGCCTTTCCCGCCGTTGGCAATTGAGTTCGAAGCTAATGTCGGTCTCGACAAAGAACGGAAGTGTTCTTAACTCTTACCGTCCAATCACTCCCCATTTTGCCTGAATTTGATAGGTGTAATGTTTCCTATTGCTGTGATCCGAGGGTAAGGTCGCCGTCGGCATCAGGAGGAGCATTTATGGCCATTGAAGAACTGATTTTCGTCCCGGAAGCAGGCAAGGACGACTTCTGGACCGGGCGGATCACATATGATGATCGGTCCGCGGTACATTGGCAGTTCGAAGTGATCCGGATTACCGAAGATGGATCGGATCAATATTCCGAAGGGGTTTTTTCCAATGCTGGGCCGGTGGCCATTCTGATTGATCATCGAGAAAAAGGTACGCTGGTCAGGCCGCTTGTTGAATTCGTTGAACCAAAAATGGCTCATATGGCACGGACCAAAGTTAAAGGTTCGTTTCAAGGTTTGGTCTCGGGCGCATGCATAAATGATATGGACGAGCCTCTTTTCGGTTCAATCTTTTTCGAATCCAAAGCCTTTGCCGCATGGTACGGCGCGAAGGCAGTCAGAGCAGTGAAGGACGAGAGATATCGAACGCGTTCGGTGGAACTGGCGGAGCCTCAAACCGAGACTGTTATTGTAAAGGACCTCGGACGAGTAACAGTCACTACACTTGCGCATTTTGAACAAGGTGATGATGCGGATCAGGTCCGAAACCAAGTTCGCTTCGACGTGAAGTTCGACCGGCCTCGATCGCTTGCCGAGGTCATGGATCTCTGTATGGGCTTGGAACTTCTCTTCGGGTTTCTTGTCGGCTTCCGTCCCGCGATGCCGTCTTTCGGTATGACGAAGCCGGCAGTTGAAGATCCGAACAAGGTGGCAAACTCAACCCTTCGCTTGGGAGGGATGTTCTTCCAAGACCAGCCAACACCTCACCCGTTTCATCGCTTGAACATGCGCGGTCGCGATGGTGCGTCGTTGCAGAATGTACTTGACGAGTTCATCGCCGATCGGATGGCGATCATGAACCGGATTCATGCCATTGAATATTCGCGTTGGTTCGGTGCTTCGTTGAACGACCAGTTTGCTGCAGTGATGCCGGTTTTTGAAGAATATGTTCAGGCGAATTTTAAGTCATCTGACGAACAATCTTTCCTCAACTGGAGAGCTGATTTCTGGGCCTATGTCGATAGGGCTTCGGACGAAAATATAAAGAATTACGCCAAGAAGCATCTAAGCGAAAAGGACACCAAAGCCCCCAGTCTTCCCACGCTAATCAGTCGCGCGATGGAAGCCTTAAATACGGCTGGCTTTGATTTTCAGCCGAAACTGGCGGGTCGCATAAGTCAGAGGCGGGCACAGATGTTCCATCGCGCGCCCATCCTGACGGACAAGAGCGCAGGGGATTTCTACGAGGAAAAACTGGCTGTCACGGCAATGCTCATGCTGCACACCCTGAGAGACCTTGGCATTGAACTAAGGGGTATCTCGGAAAACCTAGGCGCATTGATGGAGCACGCACGTTTCACCCAACTCTGGAAAGCTCGAGAAGAAGATGCGAAGTCTAGAAAAAGGTCGGGGACAGCAAAGACGAGCGGCTCGCCAAAAGGCAAGGCAAAAGCAAGCGAAGAAAAGGCCGCAGGCAAAAGCCCCGGCCAGAAAGTGTGAAGGTCATAAACCTTCAGGGGGAACAACTGCTCCGACGGAACAGGGAGGAGACGGTAGTGTGCATTAGAGCAGCCGATAACCACGAGATTGAGCCGCTGCTAGTATTTGCGCGCTCATAGACTTGGTGCGATATACGGATACGGAATGATGGCCTCATGAAAGACGCGGAACCGCACGTAAACTGGCCATCGATGATACGGTACGTCGTCGTCCTGGACGAAGACAGCCTCGAAGAGGCAAGCATATTCCAAGGAATTTCGCCTAGTATGCTCAATATGGAATGGGCCTTGCGGTCGATTTCCGAAATGCCGGCAGACATCTTTGATTTTGGCTTGCCTCTCGAGGCCAGAAAGGCAAGGCGGATCACAGGTAAGGGCTGGAGTTGGACACCCCTCACAATCAGCAACTTTCTACAGCTGCGCATCACCCATGACGATCCATACTGGGTTGTATATTCTGGGTCGGAGGCCATCTTCAGCGCACTTTCAGATTGGGAAGGTCGTCAGACACTACCCGTTCTTCATATCTCCACCGATGACGCTGGCGGCCTCGCTCCAGATAGAGCGCGATGGACCCATGTGCGCGACCATATTCGGCGCGTTGCAGTGAAACTCCATGAGCGGGCGCAAGGGTTCCCGGTCGCCGAACTTCGGAAAACCTTGAAAGCATGGCGGAAGCCCACCGCGCCACGTTTGGATCTCGTTGCCAAACTCCACAACTGCACGGTCCCCAATCTCGTCACGCTGCGCGCTCTCGGTTTCAGCTTTGCGGCCGAGGAATCGCTTATGTCGTCCCCAGGCGATGAGAGCCCGCACATCAATGCGATCGTGGAATCTGCGAATGCTGTGATTTCACAACAAGAAAGTGTTGGGGTTTTTCCAGCCCTATTTTCCCATTTTCCAAAACCTGATCGGATCGTTATCGCTCCATCACTTTACGCACACACACGCCAGCGCCTTCGGCCCAACACAAATGCGCCGGCAGGCCTCTTCGAAACCATACGGGTCATTCAGCAGCAAAAGGGTTATACATTCTCCGGGCCTGCGGCCGTGATGGTACGAACCATGTCGCCTGCCGGCCAGTACATCATGGGGCTGCGCGCTCAGGAATTGAATGTACAGACCTTGGCCGTCAGCCTTCGGGCGGCATCAACGCTGGCAGCCACAGTGCGGCTGCCGAACGGGGTGAACCTGTCATCGGAATTGTCGGATTTCACAGCCCACGTGAGAGGCGGGCGAAGCACCGGCGGGAACGGCAAGGCCGAGCGCGTGTTTCGCAATGTTCAAAAATCCCTTCGATCTTATACCTCTCCGGCTTTGCTGGAGATTGTTGCCAGCAGCCAAACAGGCGTGAAGCTGATCGCCGACGCACCGCTTGAATGGCTACCTGTGGGTGATCTGCCCCTGGCTATAGCTTTGGACGTGTCGCGCATTCCTACGACGCCCGGCAATCTGATGATGACTCAGCTCATGAGAAGCGAGACGCTTTATATCAAGCCCAAGGCCTTCGGCGAAGTTCTGGTGGTATCCTCCTTTTCCCCCAGTGACCCGATCCGCCACGACGTCCGAATAGCAATGGAGACCTTCACCAAGACTGCCAAGGAACATCTAAATTTTCGGCAGGTCACAGTGACTTGCCGCGATCAGTTCGTCGAGGCCGTCAACAGCTTTCATGGCGCCATGATGATCTTCGACGGTCATGGGTCGCATGATCGCAACAGCGGCGCCGGCTTCCTGCACATCGGCACGGAGAAGGTTGACGTCTGGGAACTGCGCGGGAGGCTGCGGCCTCCACCCGTTGTTGTTCTTAGTGCATGCGATACCCACTCGCCGGATCGCACACACGCCACCGCCGGCGCTGGGTTTCTGACTTGTGGCGCAACCTCCGTCGTCGCAACCTTGCTTCCGGTGCGCTCACGGAGTGCGGCCCTCTTTGCCGCTCGCCTTTCGATGCGCGCCGCGTGGTATACCCGTGCGGTGGTCCATGGCTCGAAGCGGCCCATACTTTGGAGTGAAGTCGTAGGTAGTATGCTTCGCCTCGACTTTCTTTCCGATTTGATCGGCCGATTGGAAAAAAAGAAAATGCTCTCCCCACGGCCAGCAGCAGCTCTGCGCACAGAAGTGAATATGTTCGTCCACACTCGAGACCCCAATTGGTGGGCGAATGCCAAGGCTAGGCTAATGGAGGTGACAGGGCTTGAAGCTGACGATATGGCGCGCCTGGTTTCGAAGACCATCGCCGAGGGTGACAGCGTGCGGTACACACATCTAGGAAATCCAGATTTGCTTTGCATCACCGATAGCTGCCCAGCCCTGAACCCCCTATTCTTTACGGCTAAGGGATCAGCTGCAGGCAGGGCATGTTGAAAATGCCCAAGCTACGGTGACGCAGCGAAAGTTCTTTCGTACATTCTCCACCCCAAAGTGGAGATACGAGTATCTTTCGGCCTCTGACCCAACTCCAGAATTGTCGTGTGGCGCCGAACGTTGAATTCGGTCGCAGCCATCCAAGACGCAATTAGGTTGGTTTTCCATGTGAGCTGTTTAGGCAACGGCGTAATCAGACCCTTGCGAGGGAACACCTTCTCATTGACAAATCCTGTGCATAGTTCGCTTAAGGCCCCTGTGGTCAGGTCCGCGATGGCCGCTAGGTCTTCGAGAACGAGACTTCCATCATCCGCGATTCCCGTTGTGCTGCAGCGAATGTGGCCCAGGGAATGAGAAAAATAGGAAG
The DNA window shown above is from Agrobacterium tumefaciens and carries:
- a CDS encoding CHAT domain-containing protein → MLNMEWALRSISEMPADIFDFGLPLEARKARRITGKGWSWTPLTISNFLQLRITHDDPYWVVYSGSEAIFSALSDWEGRQTLPVLHISTDDAGGLAPDRARWTHVRDHIRRVAVKLHERAQGFPVAELRKTLKAWRKPTAPRLDLVAKLHNCTVPNLVTLRALGFSFAAEESLMSSPGDESPHINAIVESANAVISQQESVGVFPALFSHFPKPDRIVIAPSLYAHTRQRLRPNTNAPAGLFETIRVIQQQKGYTFSGPAAVMVRTMSPAGQYIMGLRAQELNVQTLAVSLRAASTLAATVRLPNGVNLSSELSDFTAHVRGGRSTGGNGKAERVFRNVQKSLRSYTSPALLEIVASSQTGVKLIADAPLEWLPVGDLPLAIALDVSRIPTTPGNLMMTQLMRSETLYIKPKAFGEVLVVSSFSPSDPIRHDVRIAMETFTKTAKEHLNFRQVTVTCRDQFVEAVNSFHGAMMIFDGHGSHDRNSGAGFLHIGTEKVDVWELRGRLRPPPVVVLSACDTHSPDRTHATAGAGFLTCGATSVVATLLPVRSRSAALFAARLSMRAAWYTRAVVHGSKRPILWSEVVGSMLRLDFLSDLIGRLEKKKMLSPRPAAALRTEVNMFVHTRDPNWWANAKARLMEVTGLEADDMARLVSKTIAEGDSVRYTHLGNPDLLCITDSCPALNPLFFTAKGSAAGRAC